AAAGTttgaacaaaacaacagcaatgCATCTAAGCCATGAAACTGAGATGAGGGGGAAACTGTGCAATTGGACGGTTACATGAACAAATTAGAAGATGAACACTTTCGGTATCAGAGAAAACCTACGAGCACGAGCGTGTTGGCATTGGGGAGCTTGTTCTTGATGACTTGGATAATAGCCATGATGCCTTCACAGATCTGTTCAGGAGTGTGGCCGTGGTTGTTGGTGCCTACCCACAGCACAACAACCTGCAACAACAGAAGAGGAAAGATTGTGTGACTAAGCAGATGTCATTGATAGCTTGGGGTCATGTGTACCTGGATTTAGAATCTCAGCACAAACTTGAGCACAATGAGCCTATTGTGTGAATACATAAGCGTGATCATGTTTGCAACGTTTTGGACCTTTGGGCTGATGTTATCCAGTTCGCCATTGCTCAGTCTCCAGAGCACATGTTGTGTTGCATCACCCCCCACCCCGAAGTTTAGGGCatggagaggagagaacagCTGCCTCCATATCTGCaggcaaacaacaacaatgtccACATGCTGATCATTAAAGTCACACGATTAGACAGTGTGCATATGTGTTCATgagaacatcacaatgtgtcaAAAACAACATACGGACAAGACACATATaggaatgtgtttttatgttttacccCAAACTGGTGCATAAGCTGGACAAGAGAGTCGCCGACAAACAGGACATCAGGTTCCTTGTCTTTGCTGTCAGACACAAAGCGGTTGTGCTGCAGGGAGACAAAGGGAAAACAAATCTTAAGATATTTCTTTTTCTGATAACAAACATCCCAAAAGATGCAACATCAGAGGCGGCTCTTAAAGGTAAGGCCTTACAGTTGAGCACAGAAAAAGTAAACAGAGCTCcaataattaatcaattagtcAATCAATATAAAAAGTAATCAGCAATTATCACGGTAATAGATTAAGTTTAAAGCAAAAATTAAATTTTTAACTGATGGTTGAACAAGCAAACTGACTACATCTCACTGGGCCTAAAGGAGAGtctaatatatacattttaaacaatttgCTTAAATATTCTAAATTATATACAGATGAATCCATAATGTAAACAAAGGTTGTTTGTAGTtctataaaacagttttttttaaatgtgcatgaGATACtgagacacacatacaaaaggTACATTTTGTTTACTGTACATAACCCAGAGATGTAAATCTTTTTTAGTTGCCTGAATACTGGATACGATATTTTAGGAGAGTATTAAATATCAAAGCATAATATGCTGAATATTAACAAATCTATTAGtattgagttgttttttttacacttaaaCTGGACATGAGACTGGagctaaaaatgtgtttaattgttAATTCATATGCATAATTCTGATAAATTGATTGAACTTGGAACATCAAGTTTCACAGCACAGAAAATGACGTTTGCAAAAATCGTGACTGACCAGAGATACTGTTGCAGCTCTACAATAAGTCATGTCACATATAACATAAAATGGCAACCAATGAATTATTAATCTGCTTTGTTTTAGAGCCCGATTCAAACAAATGCTGGCTGTTATTATAAAATTCAAATCTGTAGACTTGATTCAAATCAGTTAATATCAATAGCTGTCACaaaaggttgtggttttaaagttATGATAAACAGCTAAAACATTTGACAAATATGAGGTTGTTCAATTATGTCCTAAACCTCCTCACTGTTCTGGCACAATGCATAagcaatatatttatatagatacaCTGAACCTCGTTATGTTGCTATTGATGAAATGTATAAACTGATCATTatagatattgttttattgccctgaGCAACATGCAGCACAATGTGTCAGACCCGGATCATCGTCACCAGCTATGATACCTTCCTCACAGCTCCCACACTCATTCATCAAGGTGTACACCACTCATTCACACTGGAGCAACCTGACGATCCGGGCCTGGTGCTGTCGCTGCAGCGGAGTCACACCAGGGCAGCCAGACCCAGAAACCTGCATGATAACAAGGAGGAGTCCTCACACACCAGAGACATCCATCGTCCGTCTCCCTGGATGTCCTCACAGGGAGTGGGTGTGGCGGCGGGGTTGGGGTCTTCTGCACTCATGACGGGACGCTGCGCTTGCTCCGCAGTCACGGTGGGGCTGTGCTACTAGGGGTtttggttgggggggggaggaaacaAAACCGATGAATCAAATATCCCTGTGCAGCTAAATCTATGGAGGGTGGTTAGCCGCGGTTAGCCAGCtagccttctcctcctcctcctcgcagaAACACAAGACAGATGTGGTGCGACAGGAAATTACCCGTCAAACACTGGTTGATACAGATGTTCGATTCCCAGCGGTGCAAAACGCAGCTTCGCACGGCGGCTGCTTTCTGAGATATTAATGGAAATCTGCTGCCATTAAATCAAAATATCATCGTCAACCCCAAGTTCAGTTTCAGGAAGTAATTTTTACTACAGCTGCGCGTACCATTGTCGCGTAAGGGCAGCATCATATATGTATTCGTGCAGTTTAGTATTTGgtgacattttaatatcagtACATGTTTGGAAATTACTTCTGTTTCATATGGTGCTATTAGATGATAAGTAACGAGTTTCTGGagtgaaagaggaggtgaagaatgaGAGGATATACCCCCCTTCGTCTGTGTAGATGGACTCGTCCAGCTCGTTGGCTGGAGACCGTGCTACGCAGAGACGTGCGCGGGCCGCGTTGCCAGTTTGGGCGGTTTCTCCGCATAATAGGGCAACTTCATTTAAATGGTCTGTCGATATAACTTCAGTTAGCTCAgttgtgatttattatttaacactTTATCGTTTTGTGCATCAATGTTTAGCCGACTGCAAAAAAAGTATTAAGTCACAGCATGTGTTTACTACTTTATTAAAGTAGTTTATGTTGAAAGAAGTTAACGTTATTGATCCACACATCAGGGAAAAGCAGTTGTTACAGCAACAGGAaagtcagaatgaggtagacaagaAATTCAAATATAAGGAAAGTTaatagaattaaaaataatgtatgTTAAAAGCATGAGTATGAAAATTGGGCCCCAAGTCCCTGATTcgaaaacatataaaaaaaaggtaatgaACATTATTGAATCTTACTGCATTCATCATCTCGTCTTGAGTTAATTCTTATGATTTGTTTAATTATGTGTACAGCCTaatacttaaaatataaaacgaaatatgtaaatatagttGGGTAGTTTCGTTTTGTGGTTTCCACACACCAAAGAATTTAACTAAATTCAAGTGGGTTTCAAACTGAAAAGAAGGTGTGGATGAGGTGAGGTAAAGATACAAGATGACAGGGACATGCACATGCACTTTTTATCAACCTGTACCTAACACTTACTttgcactttattaggaacacctgaCACCACATGTAGCAGCAGTTTAACATAAATGTCATGGAAGTGTGGGACAGGAGTTTTTGTTAATCGTCACATCATGGTTTTGAGCTGGTTCGAGGTTCTTATGTCAGGTTGTGATAAACAGTGACCAATATATGAAAGCTGAAGACtggaaaacatattttggaAAAGAGATAATCAGAACTGGGCAATCAACTGCATGAAGCCAGACACCAACTTTGCCTTGTGGCACATGTTTAAGCTGGTGCTTGTGCATTTTGGGCCTCCTCATACCTTCATCGTTTTAATGCCACAACCTGTTTGAGTATTACTGCATATTTTAATCCTTTCACCCAGTATACTCATCCTCTAAAGGCCACTTCCAGCACTATGTCACAAAGCCAGATTATGCATAATTTACACATGTAAACATGACGTCCAATGCAAGTAAACACctgtaaaacaaatataaaagtgTACTGTTCAGAACTTACCTGAGAATGATCAGATTTTGATGTTTTCTTCAGCGTCAAAGTTAGCCAGGGATGGTTGACAGGAAATCAAACAAAGCAAAGTAGCCCTGAAGCACCAATAGGGAAATCGACATAGTTAATTAGCCAAAATACCAAATAATTTAGGCTTTAAAAAATGGTGCTCCATTGCTTCCCACCCACTTTGTAAGTCATTGAATGCATCGTGGCAGCATCATATACTTCCTGATTCCTGGACAAGTTTGCAGGGGAAAAATCCTTCAACtgcattaatattaaatccCATATAATagaaagataaagaaagaaaaaaggatgagaacaaacacaattattctaataaattaaatttaaagaaCTTCGTTTTTGACGGTCTGACAGATCGTGCTGCCCCCTGTCGGCCCAATCCGGCAACGCTGTCCTCTGGATGTTGCCAAGTAACGACAGATAACGACAGGTGATTTCAGTTAGAAGCACGAACTAGCTCCGTgtacaaatatatgtatacTAGTGATTATATGTGATAGTACACGTGTCTGGAGCCAGTGAAGTTACTGTGACTTCATACAGGTTGGAGCTCCACGTTGAAatccacctgcagctggaggtAATCGCCACCTGTCGGCTAACTAGCTAACAAGCTAACTGGCTAACACGCGATCTGAGATCCTAACGTCTGGAGCGGCAGAGACAGTTGCATGGATGTTTGTCCCACGTGATCGATGGTTATTGATTTTACTCGCCGCGTAAACAGGGTAAGACtttgacttgtgtgtttttgttttaaggtACCTTGCCTTTGCAGACCCCTGATATTGTTTAGTTGTTTAAGATATAACTTGTAATGATTTAAGATGTAACCTGTGGAAAGTGTGAAGATGCCCAATAATCAGAAGGCTGTTATCCCATTATTGATCAGTTTTGTTGTTAACTCTTTGGttattaatgatttattgaaTCTCAGATGCCttcaatttgttattttctaTAAGGTTTGTCAACAAGCTTGTTTAAAATATTGTCATGATTAACTTCTTGCATCTGAAATACTATCGTGGCTCAGGTTAATTGTCTGTGAAGATGGATGTGTCTCGATCGTACAGCCTAACCTCCTGCGTGTAAGTGGACGGGACATGGGACAaacttaaaaagtcaaagtgcccttcaaatatgtttttctcaCACATGGTTTCTGTCATGTTCAGTAGCTGCTACCTCACTGATGTATCTTCAAGTGGTCATGATTCGGATAAAGTTATGAATTGATGCCATAAGAATGGGGTGAaccatcatgattgacagctgaggctgactcaaGATTGGTTGAATGGCCTGATTGCTCCCGAGCAGACTCTGTTTCTAAAtgaacaagatggcagcgtttatGGGTCAATGACGTAAAAGGATTTTCAACAGGCCAATTTTAtaataccaaaataaaaagaaaacatctattATAATTATTCAAACATTAGGAATATTGTGTACACATAAATGatcaaaaaaaatctgattattagatttgattgttttttcatctAGATGATTTGATGGTGGCCTTAAACAATTTAATGTGGTGTGACTGTTATTTATCTTAAAATGACACAATTTCCTTAATAtgcttaaattttttttttttacaatttctcaATAATATAAAGTCATTAGTAGCAAAGTAGTTGCATTTCTTTAgagtttttaaataatgatttcatttgtttgttccAAAATGTTACTGTCTCCTTATTAAATGTAGTAACAGACTTATTTTTTTACCGTAAAGTGcataaaattgaaataaaaaaaataccattCATTTAAGCATACTGTATCAGTGATTCATATTTCAGCATCAGAAATAgcatattttactttaaattgaCTACAGGTCTTCGTATTATTGGTCGCACCACATGATGGGTGGTCGCTCCAAATGATATGAAAACTATAACTAAAGAACTACTATCGTTaagaaagataaataaacaatatattccATAATTTGTTTTAACTTAAACcagattttattcaaatttcatAGAATTTTCATGAACCCAAACATTTCCTAAACATTTTTTCTAATAAAAATCTCATCAAGAACATTGAGGTGCAGCACAGATTGTTGTgaacaaacatttcattaaactgGCTGCTCTTgtgcttcatcttcatcttcatcaaccAGAACTGGTGGAATATTCTCCATAGATAGTGTAAGGTCTAACACAGCATTTgccatatttttactttctctgtAAGCTCTGGATGCAGCCCTCCATAGagagccctctctctctgtcaactCACTTGACTTGTCATATGGAATCTCGTCccgctgtttatttttttcgtAGCTGAAAAAGATATGCAATGTCATGCCATAAATCAAGTTATTTTTGACTAATGATAGATGCACAGTTAATGCAAATATGCATTTCGTCCAGTAATGAAAAACACATAAGAGCAATATGTACTTCATGTTTTAATATACCTTTCTCTTCTCTGAGTAAGGTTCTCTGCTCTTGCTACAGGGTCAGAATTAACCTGCTGCATATGGTgagcagtttttattttgcttggAAGTGGCATCTGGTAAAATAAATTTAAGtagttattaataaataataaatacataacaaATTCATAATTACCAAGATCAAATTACATGTTACATTTTTGGGTTGGTATTTATTGAACAAATTGTACAAATTTAACATAAACCGTTGTCTCTGAATAttagaacaaaatacaaaaattgcATAGAAATATTTTCCAAATAATACTAAACTAAAgtactgtatgtatataaatcattaattgaattaaaaaagcCCCAAAACTCCCAATCTAGGACATATATCTCATGTAAAACAGTCTGCAACGATCGAACCACATTTGGTCGCACTACATGATATTTTTCTAGTTCAGTCAAAATTTACAGCCACAGAATTTGCCacctaaataaaacaaactaggTCAGCACAAAAGATCACTATGAAGTTtataatcaaaatatattttttgaaataactttttttcagGTCATACCACATGATATCCAAATGTGGCAACTACATACCAGCTGTGTAAACGGTAATTTGAGATAGAGTTACCAACCTCTTACTGCCTCCATGGGTCCTTGGCAAAATGGATTATGATGCAACTTCCTGTCGTTGAATGGATTTCTAACATCAAAGTAGTCCCAAATTGGTCATTTCTTGATGCTCGCACCACATGAGATTTCATAAAATGGACATCATCGGACGAAGTTTGTTAGTATACTATTATAGATATATAAATGCAAATGCTTTTATAAAATGctttttctgaaaaaaaatattttctgccAAATATGGCAGAAAATACTTTTGAATAGATTTTGAGTAATTTCAAAGAAGTTTCACAACAGCAGTCATGGCCGGACGATTGCACCACATGatattttgaaagtttaaaaaacaattaatgatCACAGACCCttatatccaggatattttggcatAATTTATGGAAAGCTGGTGGAAATCAATAAGTGTTCCATTATTTATAAACGATCTATGGCTCAGACCAGACGTCTTGTAGAATTGACTCAACTCTCTCTTATCTCTGCATTGTATTACTTTACAAATCACTAATTGTAGCTGTTTTTTCACAGAATCAAGCTAACATGAGCCACATGTGTGTCAGGGATTCATCAACCAAAGAAGAGAAGGCATCACAGGCAACATATAAAAGGTGTTGCTCGGTGGACAGATTCCCTGCAGCCTGCAAATGTTTAATCCCTCGCAAGACCGATGGGCAGCCGAAAATAAAACGACTGAAAACTcgcaaggagaggaggaaagaggctTCAAAGACGAAACCATATCACCATCACTGCCATTGCCAAACCAGTAAAGGCAGGGAACATTTCCATAACTCTATTCATGGAATCCGTAATTCAAGAAAAGATGGCCCATTTTCAAAGGTCGTTACCGCCACACAGGAGCCCAGCATCATCACCGACAGCCGCCTGATAGGACACCATGGCCTGTTCAACCACGAGGTGAAGTCCATTGACATTCAACGCTTGTTAGGTCAAAAGGGGAGACtggagacaggtggacaggAAGCACAAGAAGAGAACCATCCATCTTTGACACCTCACATTCCCTCTCCTTTCTCCAGTAGAGATTTGTTAGAGGCCGGTACTGATGAGGTTTTGCCGTTTGAGAGGAAAGAAGACGGTGCTGCGAAGACGCCGGTTGTTTGTCAGGAAAAAGAGAAGCCAATCCGTCATGAGTCTGATATTACACCTGGGCAGAGACCACAGCAACAACATGATCTTTCATCTGAAAGCAACAAAAGCATCTTCTCATCCAAGCACAGCTCCCCTGAAGTTATTATAAGTAAGGAGGTCAACTCTGTCATACACCAGAAGGACCAAGAGTTTCAGCTGACTCCCACTGTCGACAGAGACATTGTGAAGAAGTCTTATAAGAAGGTAAAGAAGAAATTGATTTCTACTCCGAGGAACCAGGCGCCTCCTGCTCAACAGGCACACGCTCGTCGTCTCAGCCCAAGTCCACTTCAGCTCTCCAGCTCACCTGCCACCAACAGCTTCCTCACACAGCACAGACGACGAGATCCTGGCTGTATATCGAAGTGCGTCTCCGCAGTGGGAGCACgtttgtctgactgtctgcagtTCCCACGTCTGAGGAGCAGAAACCTTCTGGCAGAGAGCAGGGAGGTGCTGCTGAAGGCCCTGAGGGAGAGGCATGGACCCCGGCTTCAGGAGAACCTTCTCTATCAGCAGCGCCGCCGCCACTTGGATCGTGACCAGGAGGCAACCATGATAGATAAAAGTCAGCACTCGTCTACAGGTGGGCAGTGACACAGCTTTAGAATtctcaataataataacaaattgTGATCTGTTAAAAGATTGTTTTTATGTAATAATTTATATATCATCATACAGTCACAACCTTCTTATGATTAGATATTGTGGTTCCCAGTTCTCATCAACAGAAACAAGTAAAATATGTGACTTTTATTGAATATGATTATTGATATCGACTGATCTGAAATGTTTCATCTCGACCAATTTCGGCCGTGGAGTCTGTCTTATAAAGACAGTTGTGTTAACATTCAGGGTCATTTAACGCAACACattgaaagtattttttatgTCTGATAAACATGTTGAATGATGTTTTTCCTCAAATCCAAAGCAGTTTTTACATATGCAGCACAAACAATCACGTTTACTAGCTTGAGgcctttttctttatcttttattgGCACATTTCTTCACACATGTCACATTGCAGTGGCATGTACTGAATCAGGTTTAAGACCGTTTTTAGATATTGGGATCCTCTATTAGGAGTTCATTGAGTTAATTTCTTAATATAAAATGCACTGTTGAGCACTGCACACATGTTTTTCAGCTGTGTCATCAATTCTATTTAGATGCATCAGCCTTTCAAGCCGACGCGCTCGGTTCGCCATGTTCTGACGCCACAGCCTTGAGAGAAAGGAGAAGCAAGCATTTTAACCTGAAGTCCAGTCTGCAGCCACAGCAGAGCCGCAAAGGGGTAGGTTTAAACTTCCACTCTCACATTTAAATCAGTTTCATATAGGCCCCAGCTGTACTCCTTTATTGTATAATCATCAGACAATGTTTGGAATAAAATGCTCTCTGGTGTTTCCTGTGTAGAACGCTGACTCATTGAAGAGACCTGTGGATTCTTCTGCCAGGCCTTCGGATGATATCCTCAGACTGAGTTCCTTTCCCGAGTTCCGCAAGAACGTTGAACCTGATTATTTGTTCACATCCTCTCCCACCTCGTGCTGGGGAGACAAAGCCTCAGCATCTCAGCGATGGGATGTGGGTCTCAACAGGACTAAATGCAAAGAGTCCGTCCTTTTTGATCCCTTTGATAACAGCATTAGCGACCATACCAGAACATTCAGAGAGAAGAGCTGTGGGCCTCAGTATAACGACACTAAGCCCCTCTTTCCTTATCAAACACACATGATAGATAGACACTCAGCAGGGCCAATGCACTTTCCACAAGAGCAACACCCGTTTCAAACCGACAGATTTTCTTTcactccttccttctcctcccaaATTCAGCATCCTAATCCCAGCAGCATCTTCCCGCCTTTCAACCAATCCAGACCCGCGTTAACTTGCCCTCCCATCAGCTCCTACCACACAGACATGATACACTACCCCCCCTCTCACATGCTAGAAAGAGACCCAGCACCTCGTCTTTCCTCTTTACCAAGCCCTGAGCTCTGGTCCTTCCCACCTATGAAACTGTACTGATTTGTCTTTGACAAGTTGTTTGTTTGACCAactaaacaaaatgtttatctttttcaCAGACgttgaaaatatttgtttgtttgtgtggtggcATTTTTAGCACTGAAAGTCATAACAATAGTTGTTATCTCAAGTTTGctcttttattcatttgtgtTGTTCAATAGATAAAGAAACACACGATTAGGAGTTGTCTGCATCTCTGGAgcattgttttaatttacagAGCACGTCTTCATTAACATATGTGCTATAATGGGAAATTCTGTACAGAGGAATATTATTTGCAAAGGCTGTGCTATTGTGAAAATTGTTCAGTTATTCCTTTTCTATATGGGCTGCATTAACTTGGAAGAAAACACTTTGTGCAATTGTATAAAAGAGGAAAGCCAAGCTTCAAATATAgctattaaaatacacaaaataaagctATTCTGATAACCAGATGTTAAATGACAATGCTGATTCATGCTCATAAAAATTACTTTTTGTTGATCTACAATACATCACACTGTACATTCAGATATTCAGATATTCTTGTGACCCTCTCCCTACAGccttaattcattatttgtttaaCATGCTGAAGGGTTTATCTCTTAAACTTCAATTGACAGTATTGTGTTTTAAGGTAGCAAGTAATATTTATCATCTGATGTCTCTAAATGTTCAGTTTTATCATCACATTTAGTGCTGTCCTCTGTTTCGAGTCTGCTCTCCATCCTTATCCCCCTACGTAGCTGATTCCAGAACAGGTCTTGGGCCTGCGTTGGATCGGTGCAGTCTGAGCCCGGCCACTGCAGATAGGTCTTTTTTAGCATGACTTTCCTCATGCGGTGATAGGATGACAGCTTCCTCTCCGAGATCGGCTCCAGAAACACGAGCAGAAGAACGTCTCGGTGCTCATCGAAGAGTCGGTAGCTGGCGAGCTGGATTTCCAGGGAACACCACTCGCTTTGTAGGAAATTCCTGCTCACCACACAAATAGTTTTCCGGCTGCTGTAAACGGCAGAGACGATGTTGTCCACGATATCTCGGCCCAGTTCAAAGTCCCTGTGATGTAGGCAAAGTTTAAAAGACGATCCATTCCCCTCCAGGTTGGGCACTAACTGATCCATGACCCACTGTTCATCAGAGGAATTGTAGGAAATGAAGGCATCATATTTAcagttttcctcctcctccctgaatCTGCGCCAC
The DNA window shown above is from Platichthys flesus chromosome 11, fPlaFle2.1, whole genome shotgun sequence and carries:
- the si:dkey-250k15.4 gene encoding uncharacterized protein si:dkey-250k15.4 isoform X2, giving the protein MSHMCVRDSSTKEEKASQATYKRCCSVDRFPAACKCLIPRKTDGQPKIKRLKTRKERRKEASKTKPYHHHCHCQTSKGREHFHNSIHGIRNSRKDGPFSKVVTATQEPSIITDSRLIGHHGLFNHEVKSIDIQRLLGQKGRLETGGQEAQEENHPSLTPHIPSPFSSRDLLEAGTDEVLPFERKEDGAAKTPVVCQEKEKPIRHESDITPGQRPQQQHDLSSESNKSIFSSKHSSPEVIISKEVNSVIHQKDQEFQLTPTVDRDIVKKSYKKVKKKLISTPRNQAPPAQQAHARRLSPSPLQLSSSPATNSFLTQHRRRDPGCISKCVSAVGARLSDCLQFPRLRSRNLLAESREVLLKALRERHGPRLQENLLYQQRRRHLDRDQEATMIDKSQHSSTDASAFQADALGSPCSDATALRERRSKHFNLKSSLQPQQSRKGNADSLKRPVDSSARPSDDILRLSSFPEFRKNVEPDYLFTSSPTSCWGDKASASQRWDVGLNRTKCKESVLFDPFDNSISDHTRTFREKSCGPQYNDTKPLFPYQTHMIDRHSAGPMHFPQEQHPFQTDRFSFTPSFSSQIQHPNPSSIFPPFNQSRPALTCPPISSYHTDMIHYPPSHMLERDPAPRLSSLPSPELWSFPPMKLY
- the pafah1b3 gene encoding platelet-activating factor acetylhydrolase IB subunit gamma, encoding MSAEDPNPAATPTPCEDIQGDGRWMSLHNRFVSDSKDKEPDVLFVGDSLVQLMHQFGIWRQLFSPLHALNFGVGGDATQHVLWRLSNGELDNISPKVVVLWVGTNNHGHTPEQICEGIMAIIQVIKNKLPNANTLVLGLLPRGKLPNPLRERNAKVNLLVQEAVSTLPHASFFDVNPGFVASNGSISHQDMYDYLHLTPQGYQVVCQPLHAHIKSMLDKPAEN
- the si:dkey-250k15.4 gene encoding uncharacterized protein si:dkey-250k15.4 isoform X1; the encoded protein is MVIDFTRRVNRNQANMSHMCVRDSSTKEEKASQATYKRCCSVDRFPAACKCLIPRKTDGQPKIKRLKTRKERRKEASKTKPYHHHCHCQTSKGREHFHNSIHGIRNSRKDGPFSKVVTATQEPSIITDSRLIGHHGLFNHEVKSIDIQRLLGQKGRLETGGQEAQEENHPSLTPHIPSPFSSRDLLEAGTDEVLPFERKEDGAAKTPVVCQEKEKPIRHESDITPGQRPQQQHDLSSESNKSIFSSKHSSPEVIISKEVNSVIHQKDQEFQLTPTVDRDIVKKSYKKVKKKLISTPRNQAPPAQQAHARRLSPSPLQLSSSPATNSFLTQHRRRDPGCISKCVSAVGARLSDCLQFPRLRSRNLLAESREVLLKALRERHGPRLQENLLYQQRRRHLDRDQEATMIDKSQHSSTDASAFQADALGSPCSDATALRERRSKHFNLKSSLQPQQSRKGNADSLKRPVDSSARPSDDILRLSSFPEFRKNVEPDYLFTSSPTSCWGDKASASQRWDVGLNRTKCKESVLFDPFDNSISDHTRTFREKSCGPQYNDTKPLFPYQTHMIDRHSAGPMHFPQEQHPFQTDRFSFTPSFSSQIQHPNPSSIFPPFNQSRPALTCPPISSYHTDMIHYPPSHMLERDPAPRLSSLPSPELWSFPPMKLY